A genome region from Christensenella minuta includes the following:
- the leuB gene encoding 3-isopropylmalate dehydrogenase, with protein sequence MEYKIARIPGDGIGPEISEEAVRILSRIGELYGHTFAFTEVDAGGVAIDKYGDPLPEEQLEACRRSDAVLLAAVGGEKWDDLPVDKRPEKGLLRLRGGLGLFANLRPAIIYDELRDACPLKDEIVGTGLDILILRELTGDVYFGERGGDDITYSSDLMNYHDYEVERIARLAFESARKRGKKVTSVDKANVLATSRLWRNTVSRVAKDYPDVELNHMYVDNAAMQLVRNPRQFDVVVTGNLFGDILTDEASMITGSIGMLPSASLGSTKLGMYEPIHGSAPDIAGTGKANPIAMILSCAMMLRYSFDLEEEAQAIETAVKAVLKGGARTADIAAGGKSISTREMSDLILAELK encoded by the coding sequence ATGGAATATAAAATTGCCAGAATTCCCGGCGACGGTATCGGCCCGGAAATATCGGAAGAGGCTGTGCGCATACTAAGCCGTATAGGTGAGCTATACGGCCACACCTTTGCTTTTACGGAGGTGGATGCGGGCGGCGTGGCCATCGATAAATACGGTGATCCGCTGCCGGAGGAGCAGCTTGAGGCCTGCCGCCGGAGCGACGCGGTGCTCCTCGCGGCGGTAGGCGGAGAAAAATGGGACGACCTTCCTGTGGATAAACGCCCGGAGAAGGGACTTTTGCGCCTGCGCGGCGGGCTTGGCCTATTTGCCAACCTCCGGCCCGCGATCATTTATGACGAGCTTCGGGACGCTTGTCCGCTGAAGGATGAAATCGTGGGTACGGGCCTCGATATTCTGATCCTGCGCGAACTGACCGGAGACGTGTATTTCGGCGAGCGCGGCGGCGACGACATCACCTATTCCTCCGACCTGATGAATTACCACGATTATGAGGTGGAGCGCATCGCGCGCCTTGCGTTTGAATCGGCGCGCAAGAGGGGCAAAAAAGTAACGAGCGTGGACAAAGCCAACGTCCTCGCTACTTCCCGCCTGTGGAGAAACACGGTAAGCCGGGTGGCGAAGGACTACCCGGACGTCGAATTAAACCATATGTATGTGGATAACGCAGCCATGCAGCTTGTGCGCAACCCGCGCCAGTTCGACGTGGTGGTAACGGGCAACCTGTTCGGGGATATCCTGACGGATGAAGCCAGCATGATTACCGGCTCGATCGGAATGCTGCCTTCCGCAAGCCTCGGCTCCACAAAGCTTGGGATGTATGAGCCAATCCACGGTTCCGCGCCCGACATTGCGGGAACGGGCAAGGCCAACCCGATCGCCATGATCCTTTCATGCGCGATGATGCTGCGGTATTCCTTTGACCTTGAAGAGGAAGCGCAGGCCATCGAGACGGCGGTCAAGGCGGTCCTAAAAGGCGGCGCGCGCACGGCGGATATCGCCGCGGGCGGGAAATCCATTTCGACAAGGGAAATGTCGGACCTGATCCTTGCAGAACTGAAATAG
- a CDS encoding zinc ribbon domain-containing protein: MAVTKDQVEKTAKAAQKKAMDAGQAVGEAAKTAAAKAREGIVAFGTTVASKSRELMETAKLNTQKSQKQKELEEAYHTLGEMAYAKGRLRGDMGEMARKIKEIYAELQQLEVALNAAQSVKECKNCGQKHYVGDNYCPNCGAKQ, from the coding sequence ATGGCAGTAACGAAAGACCAGGTTGAAAAAACGGCAAAGGCCGCGCAGAAAAAAGCGATGGATGCAGGCCAGGCGGTGGGCGAGGCAGCGAAGACCGCGGCGGCAAAAGCCAGGGAAGGCATCGTAGCCTTTGGAACCACGGTTGCAAGCAAATCCAGGGAATTGATGGAAACGGCCAAGCTCAACACGCAGAAGTCCCAGAAGCAGAAAGAGCTCGAAGAAGCTTACCATACGCTGGGGGAAATGGCGTATGCCAAAGGAAGGCTGCGCGGCGATATGGGTGAAATGGCCAGGAAGATCAAGGAAATCTATGCGGAACTGCAGCAGCTTGAAGTGGCCCTCAATGCGGCGCAATCCGTGAAGGAGTGCAAAAACTGCGGCCAGAAACACTATGTGGGCGATAATTATTGCCCGAATTGCGGCGCAAAACAATGA
- the rplJ gene encoding 50S ribosomal protein L10 has product MKEAKLQAKQAAVADVVDKMQRAQSVVVLDYRGLTVAEVSDLRSKFREAGVEYKVIKNNMLKRAAEELKIEGVEDYFKGPTAVAFGFEDPVAPAKILCKFVKDAGKTEIKGGILAGQAMDAKKVESLSKLPSKEELIAKMMGSLNAPITNFALALQAIPRGLACALKAVAEQKQ; this is encoded by the coding sequence TTGAAGGAAGCAAAATTACAGGCAAAACAGGCAGCCGTTGCGGACGTAGTAGATAAAATGCAGCGTGCGCAGAGTGTCGTCGTTCTCGATTATCGCGGCCTTACGGTTGCGGAGGTATCAGACCTGCGGAGCAAGTTCCGCGAAGCGGGCGTCGAGTATAAGGTTATCAAAAACAATATGCTTAAGCGCGCGGCCGAGGAACTGAAAATCGAAGGTGTGGAAGATTACTTCAAAGGCCCGACGGCAGTTGCGTTTGGTTTTGAAGATCCGGTGGCTCCGGCTAAGATCCTGTGCAAGTTTGTAAAGGATGCGGGCAAGACGGAAATCAAGGGCGGCATCCTGGCCGGTCAGGCGATGGACGCGAAGAAGGTTGAAAGCCTCTCAAAGCTCCCGTCCAAGGAAGAGCTTATTGCAAAGATGATGGGCAGCCTCAACGCCCCGATCACCAACTTTGCTCTGGCGCTTCAGGCGATCCCGCGTGGTCTCGCATGCGCGCTCAAAGCGGTTGCGGAACAAAAACAGTAA
- a CDS encoding sugar phosphate isomerase/epimerase family protein, with product MKTGMSTACFFCRLYNEEAVRKMAELGVRDMEVFFSAMSEYEKPFTDELRRITQGEGAHIRSIHALCTQFEPQLYSAHRRQYEEALDVFEKVTDAAAAVGAGTYVFHGPMNVKRAKTFHVNYEFAGERTAVLAERAKKKGIKLAWETVHWCWYAQPGFARELLRHTDSDNLYFTLDIKQAAQSGYEVMDYIDDMNGRLAHIHVCDYRKDAEKGIIPCLPFEGEMDWAGMREKLAGLDYRGLLMLEVYPGDYGSYGELMKTYNRLSEFFG from the coding sequence ATGAAAACAGGAATGTCGACAGCCTGCTTTTTCTGCAGGCTCTATAACGAAGAAGCGGTCAGAAAAATGGCGGAACTCGGGGTGCGCGATATGGAAGTCTTTTTTTCTGCCATGTCGGAATACGAAAAGCCGTTTACAGATGAACTCAGGCGCATCACGCAGGGGGAAGGCGCGCATATCCGCTCCATCCATGCCCTGTGTACGCAGTTTGAACCCCAGCTTTATTCCGCGCACCGGCGGCAGTATGAAGAAGCCCTCGATGTGTTTGAGAAGGTCACGGACGCGGCGGCGGCGGTCGGCGCGGGAACCTATGTGTTCCACGGCCCGATGAACGTCAAACGGGCCAAAACCTTCCATGTTAATTATGAGTTCGCGGGAGAGCGCACCGCAGTCCTCGCGGAACGCGCTAAGAAAAAGGGAATTAAGCTCGCATGGGAAACCGTGCATTGGTGTTGGTATGCGCAGCCCGGCTTTGCGCGCGAACTCCTTCGCCATACGGACAGCGACAACCTGTACTTTACCCTTGATATCAAGCAGGCGGCGCAATCCGGTTATGAGGTCATGGATTATATAGACGATATGAACGGCCGCCTTGCCCATATCCATGTATGCGATTACCGGAAAGACGCGGAAAAAGGAATCATTCCCTGCCTTCCGTTCGAGGGAGAGATGGACTGGGCCGGAATGAGGGAAAAGCTTGCCGGGTTGGATTACCGGGGCCTGCTGATGCTTGAGGTCTATCCGGGCGATTACGGCTCCTACGGCGAACTGATGAAAACCTATAACCGGCTTTCGGAATTTTTCGGTTAA
- a CDS encoding sodium ion-translocating decarboxylase subunit beta encodes MGLLELSFGQVVMIGISFVLIYLAIVKKYEPLLLLPLAFGMFIANIPVSGLSVYDEGGLMYYLYQGIQLGIYPPLIFLCIGAMTDFSPLISSPKSALIGLGGQLGIFVALGGALLLSGWLAPVIPGFDGFTFRQAASIGMIGSSDGPTSIYLSELLAPELLPTIAIAAYSYMALVPLIQPPIMRALTTQKERVIEMPVPNKVSKKKRILFPIIVTLATLLLVPSAGPLVAMLMLGNLIRESGAAKRLVRALQNDLLSILTMLIGLSIGATATADRILNVQTILVIVLGLVAFCFGTVGGVLIAKIMNKATKGKVNPLIGNAGVSAMPMAARVSQKMARRYNPHNHLLMHAMGPIVASTVGSAVIAGIFIAMFG; translated from the coding sequence ATGGGCCTGTTGGAGCTGTCCTTCGGGCAGGTGGTTATGATTGGCATATCTTTCGTGCTGATCTACCTTGCCATTGTAAAAAAGTATGAACCGCTCCTGCTGTTGCCGCTGGCATTTGGTATGTTTATTGCCAATATACCGGTTTCGGGGCTTTCGGTCTATGACGAAGGCGGATTGATGTATTACCTGTACCAGGGAATACAGCTCGGAATTTATCCGCCGCTGATTTTCCTTTGCATCGGTGCAATGACGGATTTCAGCCCGCTGATTTCTTCCCCGAAAAGCGCGCTGATCGGGCTGGGCGGACAGCTGGGGATTTTTGTGGCGCTGGGCGGGGCGCTGCTTTTGAGCGGCTGGCTTGCTCCGGTTATTCCCGGCTTTGACGGTTTTACATTCCGGCAGGCGGCGTCCATCGGCATGATCGGCAGCTCGGACGGTCCCACATCGATCTATTTATCGGAGCTTCTCGCCCCGGAGCTGCTGCCTACGATCGCCATAGCCGCCTATTCCTATATGGCGCTTGTCCCGCTGATACAGCCGCCGATTATGCGCGCGCTGACGACGCAAAAGGAACGTGTCATCGAAATGCCCGTTCCAAACAAGGTGTCAAAGAAAAAACGGATTCTGTTCCCGATTATTGTGACATTGGCGACCTTGCTGCTCGTTCCGTCCGCGGGACCGCTTGTCGCAATGCTTATGCTCGGGAACCTGATCCGTGAAAGCGGGGCTGCCAAACGCCTGGTGCGTGCATTACAGAACGATTTGCTGAGCATTCTCACGATGCTGATCGGGTTGTCGATAGGCGCAACGGCAACGGCGGACAGGATACTGAATGTCCAGACGATCCTGGTCATCGTTTTAGGCCTTGTGGCCTTTTGCTTTGGCACGGTCGGCGGGGTATTGATCGCTAAAATAATGAATAAGGCAACCAAGGGAAAAGTAAATCCGCTGATTGGCAACGCGGGAGTATCGGCGATGCCGATGGCCGCGCGGGTGTCCCAAAAAATGGCGCGGCGGTATAACCCGCACAACCATCTGCTGATGCACGCAATGGGTCCGATCGTAGCCAGTACGGTCGGCTCGGCGGTCATCGCGGGGATTTTTATTGCAATGTTTGGATAG
- the rplL gene encoding 50S ribosomal protein L7/L12, producing MDNKQILDAIKEMNVLDLAELVKEIEETFGVSAAAPVAVAAAPAAGDAGAAAEEKTEFDVVLKAAGAEKIKVIKVVREVTGLGLKEAKEMVDSAPSTIKEALGKDDAEKLVASLKEVGADVEMK from the coding sequence ATGGATAACAAGCAGATTCTTGATGCGATTAAAGAAATGAATGTTCTGGACCTTGCAGAACTGGTAAAGGAAATTGAAGAAACGTTCGGCGTAAGCGCTGCCGCTCCGGTTGCTGTTGCCGCTGCTCCGGCTGCTGGTGATGCCGGCGCTGCTGCGGAAGAAAAAACCGAGTTCGACGTTGTTCTGAAGGCTGCCGGCGCAGAAAAGATCAAAGTCATTAAGGTTGTAAGAGAAGTAACCGGTCTTGGCCTGAAGGAAGCAAAAGAGATGGTTGATTCCGCTCCTTCCACGATCAAGGAAGCTCTCGGAAAAGACGACGCGGAAAAACTGGTCGCTTCCCTCAAGGAAGTTGGCGCAGACGTGGAAATGAAATAA
- the yfbR gene encoding 5'-deoxynucleotidase: MKKSFYAYLSRMRHIKRWGLMRNNMEENVAEHTFSVALIAHALCIIRNTYFDGNVSEKDVLAAALYHEAGEVITGDLPTPIKYFDSSITQSYKKIERQAEDTLVSMLPDEMRPRIAPYVRQETSEDVRLLVKAADRLSAYIKCMEELRTGNREFEKACVRTKEAVEGMRLPEVEYFMEHFLPGYSLTLDELN; encoded by the coding sequence ATGAAAAAAAGTTTCTATGCCTATCTTTCGCGGATGCGGCACATCAAGCGGTGGGGCCTCATGCGCAATAATATGGAGGAAAACGTAGCGGAGCATACCTTCTCCGTTGCGCTGATCGCCCACGCCCTGTGTATCATCCGGAATACGTACTTTGACGGCAATGTAAGCGAAAAGGATGTGCTTGCGGCCGCGCTTTACCATGAAGCGGGCGAAGTCATTACGGGCGACCTTCCGACGCCCATCAAATATTTTGACAGCAGCATTACGCAGTCCTATAAAAAGATCGAGCGCCAGGCGGAAGATACGCTTGTTTCTATGCTGCCGGATGAAATGCGTCCCCGGATCGCGCCATATGTGCGGCAGGAAACAAGCGAGGACGTACGCCTGCTCGTCAAGGCGGCGGACCGCCTCAGTGCTTACATCAAATGCATGGAGGAGCTTAGGACGGGGAACCGCGAGTTCGAGAAGGCCTGCGTGCGCACCAAAGAAGCGGTGGAAGGCATGCGCCTCCCGGAAGTGGAATATTTCATGGAGCATTTCCTACCGGGGTATTCTCTTACGCTGGACGAGCTCAATTAG
- a CDS encoding D-alanyl-D-alanine carboxypeptidase family protein → MKKKFAWIIAVLMILTFPITAFAEAEPEAQASAEPVAQEAGETQEPQPEQPADPEATPTPEPTPTPTATPPETSETKEGAPEADLSQVTSLSAMLVDADTGEVLFSKNADWTIFPASTTKLMTAILVAENCKPEDMVTYTVDMKTEVNKSGGSMMGLKNLPVDSQISVKDLFYGLMLCSGNDAAIVLGMHIAGTEQAFVDMMNQKAQELGMTGTHFINPHGLYIHNVGYGHYSTATDMAKLAVEAKKYPMITEAETTQTYTYESVSGYCQLENLPPDTIENSNYLVHTPVNKPELAAYLYDKATGMKTGTLENILPPGATEYIKSYGCLVASASDGGLNLIAVIFGDLSVGNKETGVPNAYARWDIAKYLFDYGFANYAKVDLAQFAAPVALTEQTENFASNDPEEGSLEVTADLTGIGADTQLLDAATVQGLQDGSIKLEEKTTIEEPLRAPITAGQQIGTVTYSLNGQELYTAPLVAGRDIYPRGEESETSEEYGVPVFAFELWYLWIIVPAAAVLTLLIIRAVNKSRRRARYAKRASVGARPVQTRAGGSAVQRRNANTRSSRQHKP, encoded by the coding sequence TTGAAAAAGAAATTTGCGTGGATCATTGCAGTGCTGATGATCCTTACATTTCCGATAACCGCCTTCGCGGAAGCGGAGCCAGAAGCGCAGGCTTCGGCGGAGCCTGTCGCGCAGGAAGCAGGGGAAACGCAGGAGCCGCAGCCCGAACAGCCGGCCGATCCCGAGGCAACGCCGACGCCGGAGCCCACCCCGACGCCGACGGCGACCCCGCCAGAGACTTCCGAAACGAAGGAAGGAGCGCCGGAGGCCGATTTGTCACAGGTGACGTCTCTGTCGGCAATGCTTGTCGATGCGGATACGGGCGAAGTCCTGTTTTCTAAAAATGCGGACTGGACGATCTTCCCGGCCAGCACCACCAAGCTGATGACGGCGATTCTTGTCGCGGAGAATTGCAAACCGGAAGATATGGTCACCTATACGGTGGATATGAAGACGGAGGTCAATAAGTCGGGGGGCAGTATGATGGGCCTCAAAAATCTGCCTGTTGATTCGCAGATTTCCGTGAAAGACCTTTTCTATGGTCTCATGCTTTGTTCGGGAAATGACGCGGCGATCGTCCTTGGGATGCACATTGCGGGCACGGAGCAGGCCTTTGTGGATATGATGAACCAGAAGGCGCAGGAGCTCGGCATGACGGGAACGCATTTTATCAACCCGCATGGACTGTATATCCATAACGTCGGTTACGGCCATTATTCCACCGCCACGGATATGGCAAAGCTTGCAGTGGAAGCGAAAAAATATCCGATGATTACGGAAGCGGAAACCACGCAGACCTATACCTATGAATCGGTCAGCGGTTATTGCCAGCTCGAGAACCTTCCGCCCGATACTATTGAAAATTCAAACTACCTGGTCCACACTCCGGTGAATAAGCCGGAACTGGCGGCATATCTGTACGATAAAGCGACGGGAATGAAAACGGGAACATTGGAAAACATCCTGCCTCCCGGCGCAACGGAATACATCAAATCCTACGGCTGCCTGGTCGCATCCGCGTCGGATGGCGGCCTCAACCTGATCGCGGTCATCTTCGGAGACCTGTCGGTGGGCAATAAGGAGACGGGCGTGCCCAATGCTTATGCGCGCTGGGATATTGCAAAATACCTGTTTGATTATGGCTTTGCCAATTACGCCAAGGTAGACCTTGCGCAGTTCGCCGCTCCCGTGGCGCTTACCGAGCAGACCGAAAACTTCGCCTCCAACGACCCGGAGGAAGGCTCGCTTGAAGTAACGGCGGACCTTACGGGGATAGGGGCCGATACGCAGCTGCTTGACGCGGCGACCGTGCAGGGACTTCAGGACGGAAGCATCAAGCTGGAGGAAAAAACAACGATTGAGGAACCGCTGCGAGCGCCGATCACGGCGGGGCAGCAAATCGGGACCGTCACCTATTCGCTCAACGGTCAGGAGCTTTATACCGCGCCGCTCGTAGCGGGCCGCGATATCTATCCCAGGGGAGAGGAATCCGAAACGAGCGAGGAATACGGCGTACCGGTGTTCGCGTTTGAACTGTGGTATCTGTGGATCATTGTTCCCGCAGCGGCGGTTCTTACGCTTCTCATAATCCGGGCGGTAAACAAATCGCGGCGCAGGGCGCGTTATGCAAAGCGTGCGTCAGTCGGCGCGCGGCCGGTTCAAACGCGCGCAGGCGGATCCGCCGTACAGCGCCGGAATGCGAACACGCGCAGCAGCCGGCAACATAAGCCATGA
- a CDS encoding DUF3795 domain-containing protein, with amino-acid sequence MEPVMIAPCGMNCELCVSRQREKKKCPGCRGGDGHKPAGCVNCVIRNCARLPGSGFCYDCGQYCARIKSLDKRYRTSYGMSMLDNLEDLRTLGMEAFLRREEKRWTCPHCGAMLCVHRDKCPSCGVKWR; translated from the coding sequence ATGGAACCGGTTATGATCGCGCCGTGCGGCATGAACTGTGAATTATGCGTTTCCCGTCAGCGTGAAAAGAAAAAATGTCCGGGATGCCGCGGCGGGGATGGCCATAAACCGGCAGGCTGTGTCAATTGCGTCATCAGGAACTGCGCCAGGCTGCCGGGATCTGGTTTTTGTTATGATTGCGGGCAATACTGCGCACGGATAAAAAGCCTTGATAAACGCTACCGTACCAGCTACGGGATGAGTATGCTGGATAATCTTGAGGACCTCAGGACGCTTGGGATGGAAGCGTTCCTGCGCCGGGAGGAAAAACGGTGGACGTGCCCGCATTGCGGCGCTATGCTGTGCGTCCACCGGGATAAATGCCCTTCCTGCGGCGTAAAATGGCGCTAA
- the thiT gene encoding energy-coupled thiamine transporter ThiT, with protein MFKSFSELTLPAVIIVCVTVAAGLAGYFLYRRKTNGGRQITKKSQWTTKELTTAALCIGASFLLSFIKVFSMPNGGSITPASMLPMLAFSYIYGFKKGFIAGLCYGLLQFVQEPLFLSFPQFALDYLASFSLLALAGLARNSIIPGILYGCGARFACQFLSGWLFFGMYAPEGMPAWLYSLGYNGAVVGIECAICAAVAAIPALYKMFNRLKKEARAQQKAFSGPA; from the coding sequence ATGTTTAAAAGCTTTTCCGAACTTACCCTGCCTGCGGTCATTATTGTATGCGTGACCGTTGCCGCGGGTCTCGCCGGTTATTTCCTGTACCGCCGCAAAACAAACGGCGGCAGACAAATCACAAAAAAATCGCAATGGACGACAAAGGAACTGACAACCGCCGCCCTTTGCATCGGCGCGTCCTTTCTGCTAAGCTTTATCAAGGTCTTTTCGATGCCGAACGGCGGGTCCATCACTCCTGCCAGCATGCTGCCGATGCTTGCATTTTCCTATATCTACGGGTTTAAAAAAGGCTTCATTGCGGGACTGTGCTATGGTCTTTTGCAATTCGTGCAGGAGCCGCTTTTCCTGTCTTTTCCGCAGTTTGCCCTCGATTACCTCGCATCCTTCTCCCTGCTGGCATTGGCGGGGCTGGCAAGAAACAGCATCATTCCCGGTATCCTATATGGATGCGGCGCACGTTTTGCCTGCCAATTCCTTTCCGGCTGGCTCTTTTTCGGCATGTATGCGCCGGAGGGAATGCCCGCTTGGCTTTATTCCCTCGGATACAACGGAGCTGTCGTTGGCATCGAATGCGCGATTTGTGCGGCTGTCGCCGCGATCCCCGCACTGTATAAGATGTTCAACCGGCTGAAAAAGGAAGCGCGGGCACAGCAAAAGGCGTTCAGCGGCCCGGCGTAA
- a CDS encoding InlB B-repeat-containing protein: MKKRRLICVLLSVVLVLGVFGFASAQEAAEVNDAAMEIVGGAPVDAAGTREPEPPTAGTEKDSGGEEAEPSVPAEPLAQPSVQPAEPVPEAQMENGGPPALTGEAAPAEDGLQIMPLAAGDEAALRADILNAAPGGVVEISNSLQLTNTPLTIDKNLTFRSTGGTVQLSVAGAIRHINASAGVTLTFEGVELVGNAPAAGGGIEAAGDITLNGASVRDCQAAAGGGVNAAGAVTLSNSVLSGNRASAGNGGGVNSGLTVYVSGSTVSQNTAAAGNGGGIYSAGAFTLNSGTIDGNNAGLNGGGVYSPAPNAFISGGTISGNTAQGDGGGYYGLSIFVLNGTVSGNHAVESGGGIFVETVTIENGTVSGNTAGDNGGGIYTEQDFEINGGSVKNNAAADGGGVYVLGEALLNGGTVSENNAAADGGGIYARGKTQYAGVEINGNTAANNGGGLYAYSSVSVSNGSLTGNTAATGNGGGIYCGGNFMIQSGTVSGNEAGANGGGVYAVAPNAFLRGGTVAGNTARQDGGGFYGSVAYVMGSSVTGNHAAADGGGLFVVDVTVESGLIDGNAADGYGGGIYAENGIEINNGTVSGNTAANGGGISTIGDVDFNRGFITGNTAHEDGGGIYGTLASITAGSGAVFADNSAARGYLIKEADKALYAAKIFTAHITQPFTYAYNNFDINYVGIEIEYVVTFDPQGGSAVRPALVTAGSAVEKPADPVRAGYVFTGWFKDAAATQPWDFATAVNSNITLYAGWREGPAPAVVYTVTFDSRGGSAVAAAIDIPAGSTISAPADPTRGGYTFTGWFTDEAATRKWSFESDTVNGNITLYAGWKTAAGTAADTDAPKTGDTSGLWLYTWIAVAGASLFIVALVKIKRRRKKEY; the protein is encoded by the coding sequence ATGAAAAAAAGAAGATTGATTTGCGTATTGCTTTCAGTGGTTCTCGTATTGGGCGTATTCGGTTTTGCCTCCGCACAGGAAGCGGCGGAAGTGAATGATGCTGCAATGGAAATAGTTGGCGGCGCCCCTGTTGACGCTGCCGGGACGCGGGAGCCGGAACCCCCCACAGCTGGGACGGAGAAGGATTCCGGCGGGGAAGAAGCCGAACCGTCTGTGCCTGCGGAACCTTTGGCACAGCCTTCCGTGCAGCCTGCGGAACCGGTGCCGGAGGCTCAGATGGAAAATGGCGGTCCGCCTGCGCTTACAGGCGAGGCGGCTCCGGCGGAGGACGGCCTTCAAATTATGCCTCTCGCGGCAGGGGACGAAGCAGCGCTGCGTGCGGACATCTTAAACGCCGCTCCCGGCGGAGTGGTAGAGATATCGAACAGCCTGCAGTTGACGAACACGCCCCTTACGATAGATAAAAACCTGACCTTCAGGTCGACGGGAGGCACGGTTCAATTATCCGTTGCGGGAGCCATCCGCCATATCAACGCGTCGGCAGGCGTTACCCTGACCTTTGAAGGAGTAGAACTTGTTGGCAACGCGCCTGCGGCAGGCGGTGGAATTGAAGCGGCGGGAGACATCACGCTTAACGGCGCTTCGGTCAGGGATTGCCAGGCGGCGGCAGGCGGCGGCGTTAATGCGGCCGGTGCGGTTACGCTGAGCAATTCGGTATTAAGTGGAAATAGAGCCTCGGCAGGCAATGGCGGCGGTGTTAACTCAGGACTCACGGTTTATGTATCAGGCAGCACGGTCAGTCAAAATACAGCGGCGGCAGGCAATGGCGGCGGGATTTATTCGGCAGGAGCATTTACGCTCAATAGCGGGACGATAGACGGCAATAATGCGGGGCTGAACGGCGGCGGAGTATATTCGCCCGCGCCGAATGCTTTTATAAGCGGTGGTACGATAAGCGGAAATACAGCGCAGGGGGATGGCGGCGGCTATTACGGGTTAAGCATCTTCGTATTAAATGGTACGGTCAGCGGCAACCATGCGGTTGAGAGCGGCGGTGGAATATTTGTGGAGACAGTTACCATAGAAAACGGTACGGTCAGCGGCAATACTGCCGGCGATAATGGCGGCGGAATCTATACGGAACAGGATTTTGAAATCAACGGCGGCTCAGTCAAAAACAATGCGGCTGCGGACGGCGGCGGGGTCTATGTGTTGGGCGAGGCCCTGCTGAATGGCGGGACGGTTTCAGAAAATAACGCGGCTGCGGATGGCGGCGGAATCTATGCAAGAGGGAAAACGCAATATGCGGGCGTGGAAATCAACGGAAATACGGCGGCAAACAATGGCGGCGGACTTTACGCATATAGCAGCGTCTCCGTATCAAATGGCAGCCTGACGGGAAACACCGCAGCAACCGGCAACGGCGGCGGGATCTATTGCGGTGGCAATTTTATGATCCAGAGCGGAACGGTCAGCGGTAATGAAGCCGGCGCTAACGGAGGCGGGGTCTACGCGGTCGCTCCGAACGCATTTCTGCGGGGCGGAACGGTTGCCGGCAACACGGCACGGCAGGATGGCGGCGGTTTCTACGGCTCTGTCGCCTATGTGATGGGAAGCTCGGTCACCGGGAATCACGCGGCTGCGGACGGCGGCGGGCTGTTTGTGGTGGACGTCACCGTAGAAAGCGGCCTGATTGATGGAAATGCTGCAGATGGCTACGGTGGCGGAATCTACGCGGAAAATGGGATAGAGATCAACAATGGAACGGTCAGCGGAAACACCGCGGCGAACGGCGGCGGGATCAGCACAATAGGAGATGTTGATTTCAATAGGGGCTTTATCACCGGCAACACGGCCCATGAAGACGGCGGCGGAATCTATGGGACCCTTGCCAGCATTACCGCCGGTTCCGGCGCGGTGTTTGCGGATAACAGCGCGGCGCGCGGCTACCTGATTAAAGAAGCGGACAAAGCGCTGTATGCGGCGAAGATTTTTACGGCGCATATCACGCAGCCCTTTACTTACGCATACAATAATTTTGACATCAATTATGTGGGGATCGAAATCGAATATGTCGTGACCTTCGATCCGCAGGGCGGCAGCGCGGTACGGCCTGCCCTGGTAACCGCGGGTTCGGCGGTAGAAAAACCGGCGGATCCGGTTCGCGCTGGCTACGTGTTCACCGGCTGGTTCAAGGACGCAGCGGCGACGCAGCCGTGGGATTTTGCAACGGCGGTAAACAGCAACATAACGCTGTACGCGGGATGGCGGGAAGGCCCCGCCCCGGCCGTAGTCTATACGGTGACGTTTGACTCGCGCGGCGGCAGCGCGGTCGCGGCGGCCATAGACATTCCCGCCGGAAGCACCATCAGCGCCCCGGCCGATCCGACACGCGGCGGGTATACGTTCACCGGCTGGTTTACGGATGAGGCGGCAACGCGGAAATGGTCTTTTGAGTCGGATACGGTCAATGGGAATATAACGCTCTATGCCGGCTGGAAAACGGCTGCGGGCACGGCAGCGGATACGGATGCGCCAAAAACAGGGGATACCTCCGGCCTTTGGCTCTATACGTGGATCGCCGTTGCGGGGGCGTCGCTGTTCATAGTCGCACTGGTCAAAATAAAACGGCGGCGGAAAAAAGAGTATTGA